One window of the Mycobacteriales bacterium genome contains the following:
- a CDS encoding YciI family protein produces MRYLFLLYGDPAGEAALSPDERRAVVEGHLALGRELSGQLRAAEALGGAVRVLRPDGTVTDGPYAETKEQLGSVYLVDCADADAALALARRMPVSPGLSVEIHEVTEV; encoded by the coding sequence GTGCGGTATCTGTTCCTTCTGTACGGCGACCCCGCCGGCGAGGCGGCGTTGTCGCCGGACGAGCGCCGGGCGGTCGTCGAGGGTCATCTCGCGCTGGGCCGGGAGCTGTCCGGACAGCTGCGGGCGGCCGAGGCGCTCGGCGGCGCCGTGCGGGTGCTGCGCCCGGACGGGACCGTCACCGACGGGCCGTACGCGGAGACCAAGGAGCAGCTCGGCAGCGTCTACCTGGTCGACTGCGCGGACGCCGACGCGGCGCTCGCGCTGGCCCGCCGGATGCCGGTCAGCCCCGGCCTGAGCGTCGAGATCCACGAAGTGACGGAGGTCTGA
- a CDS encoding DUF6596 domain-containing protein: MLALLARLLGNLDAAEESLQDAYEIALTAWARDGVPAKPDAWLLTAARRRALDRFRREATLARKLPLLIGEEPEVVADMSAIPDERLRLLFTCCHPALPSDARVALTLRLLGGLTTAEIARAYLVPEPTMAARITRAKKKIAAAGIPYRVPRDAELPERLAGVLAVLYLVFTEGHSATSGDEPVRRELCDEAIRLARVVVALMPDEPEAAGLLALLLLQHARRDARTDPAGRLVLLPDQDRSRWDAAQIAEGRALLHAAARRGPAGPYLLQAAIAAEHARARTAAETAWGRIATLYAALEEITGSPVVRLNRAVAVAEVDGPAAGLALLDGLDGLLSGFHLLPATRADLLRRLGRSAEAAAAYELAIARAGNAADRDLLRRRLAELPR; the protein is encoded by the coding sequence CTGCTCGCCCTGCTGGCCCGGCTGCTCGGCAACCTGGACGCGGCCGAGGAGTCGCTGCAGGACGCGTACGAGATCGCGCTGACGGCCTGGGCCCGGGACGGGGTGCCGGCCAAGCCGGACGCCTGGCTGCTCACCGCGGCCCGCCGCCGGGCGCTGGACCGGTTCCGCCGGGAGGCCACGCTCGCGCGCAAGCTGCCGCTGCTGATCGGCGAGGAACCGGAGGTGGTCGCCGACATGTCGGCCATCCCGGACGAGCGGCTGCGGCTGCTGTTCACCTGCTGCCACCCGGCGCTGCCCAGCGACGCCCGGGTCGCGCTCACGTTGCGGCTGCTCGGCGGGCTGACCACGGCCGAGATCGCGCGGGCCTACCTGGTGCCGGAGCCGACGATGGCGGCCCGGATCACCCGGGCCAAGAAGAAGATCGCGGCCGCCGGCATCCCGTACCGGGTGCCGCGCGACGCGGAGCTGCCGGAGCGGCTGGCCGGCGTGCTGGCGGTGCTCTATCTGGTCTTCACCGAGGGCCACTCGGCCACCTCCGGCGACGAGCCGGTCCGCCGCGAGCTCTGCGACGAGGCGATCCGGCTGGCCCGGGTGGTGGTGGCGCTGATGCCGGACGAGCCGGAGGCGGCCGGGCTGCTGGCGCTGCTGCTGCTCCAGCACGCCCGCCGGGATGCCCGCACCGATCCGGCCGGCCGGCTCGTGCTGCTGCCGGACCAGGACCGCTCCCGCTGGGACGCGGCCCAGATCGCGGAGGGACGGGCGCTGCTGCACGCGGCCGCCCGCCGCGGGCCGGCCGGGCCGTACCTGCTGCAGGCGGCGATCGCGGCCGAGCACGCCCGGGCCCGGACCGCGGCCGAGACCGCCTGGGGCCGGATCGCCACCCTGTACGCCGCGCTGGAGGAGATCACCGGCTCCCCCGTCGTCCGGCTCAACCGGGCGGTCGCGGTCGCCGAGGTCGACGGGCCGGCCGCCGGGCTGGCGCTGCTGGACGGGCTGGACGGGCTGCTGTCCGGCTTCCACCTGCTGCCGGCCACCCGGGCCGACCTGCTGCGCCGGCTCGGTCGCAGCGCCGAGGCGGCCGCCGCGTACGAGCTCGCGATCGCGCGGGCCGGCAACGCCGCCGACCGCGACCTGCTCCGCCGCCGCCTGGCCGAACTCCCCCGCTGA
- a CDS encoding PspA/IM30 family protein: MANPFVKAYKYFMSWFGAQVDERADPKIQIQQAIEEAQRQHEGLSRQAAAVIGNQRQLEMKLSRQMSDVERLQASARQALTLADQTRAKGDEAKAQEYEQTATVFATQLVSAENSMEDLKGLHDQALQAAEQAKKAVEQNAMLLQQKLAERTQLLSQLEQAKMQETVSASLRQMSELSVPGSTPSLGEVREKIERRYANALGQAELAQNSVEGRMLEVQKSTLDMAGNARLEQIRASMNGGQLASAPPTPAVEAGQPAEPVADPAAQARLDQLRADQG, from the coding sequence ATGGCCAACCCGTTCGTGAAGGCCTACAAGTACTTCATGTCCTGGTTCGGTGCGCAGGTGGACGAGCGGGCCGACCCGAAGATCCAGATCCAGCAGGCGATCGAAGAGGCGCAGCGCCAGCACGAGGGGCTGTCCCGGCAGGCCGCCGCGGTCATCGGCAACCAGCGCCAGCTGGAGATGAAGCTGTCCCGGCAGATGTCGGACGTGGAGCGCCTGCAGGCCTCCGCCCGGCAGGCGCTGACGCTCGCCGACCAGACCCGGGCCAAGGGCGACGAGGCGAAGGCGCAGGAGTACGAGCAGACCGCCACCGTCTTCGCCACCCAGCTGGTCTCGGCCGAGAACTCGATGGAGGACCTGAAGGGGCTGCACGACCAGGCCCTGCAGGCCGCCGAGCAGGCCAAGAAGGCCGTCGAGCAGAACGCGATGCTGCTGCAGCAGAAGCTGGCCGAGCGCACCCAGCTGCTCTCCCAGCTGGAGCAGGCCAAGATGCAGGAGACCGTGTCGGCCTCGCTGCGGCAGATGTCGGAGCTCTCCGTGCCGGGCAGCACGCCGTCGCTGGGCGAGGTCCGGGAGAAGATCGAGCGGCGGTACGCGAACGCGCTCGGCCAGGCCGAGCTCGCGCAGAACTCGGTCGAGGGCCGGATGCTCGAGGTCCAGAAGTCGACCCTGGACATGGCTGGCAACGCCCGGCTGGAGCAGATCCGCGCCAGCATGAACGGCGGCCAGCTCGCGTCCGCGCCGCCGACCCCGGCGGTCGAGGCCGGCCAGCCGGCCGAGCCCGTCGCCGACCCGGCCGCGCAGGCCCGGCTCGACCAGCTGCGCGCCGACCAGGGCTGA
- a CDS encoding MmcQ/YjbR family DNA-binding protein codes for MDRVKKAAHELPEVTEEQPFREGVPVFKVAGKVFAIYDPSGSPGRVTLKCDPDLALELRAQYEAVTPGYHTNKRLWNTVVLDGTVPADEVDELIRHAWDQTVAGMTRSDQERLRRQLG; via the coding sequence ATGGACCGGGTCAAGAAGGCCGCCCACGAACTGCCCGAGGTCACCGAGGAGCAGCCGTTCCGGGAGGGCGTGCCGGTGTTCAAGGTCGCCGGCAAGGTGTTCGCGATCTACGACCCGAGCGGGTCGCCGGGCCGGGTCACGCTCAAGTGCGACCCGGACCTCGCGCTGGAGCTGCGCGCGCAGTACGAGGCCGTGACGCCGGGCTACCACACCAACAAGCGGCTCTGGAACACCGTGGTCCTCGACGGCACGGTGCCGGCCGACGAGGTCGACGAGCTGATCCGACACGCCTGGGACCAGACCGTCGCCGGCATGACGAGGTCCGACCAGGAACGACTCCGCCGCCAACTCGGCTGA
- a CDS encoding YciI family protein, with the protein MAEYLLLIVGDDDAYAALSEEEGKAMYAGHYAFIDGLTKAGVKIVSSMELEPPAGARTLHSDGTVTDGPFAEAKEQVGGFYLIDVPTLDEAVEWGRKIPLLPGDKLEVRKGK; encoded by the coding sequence ATGGCGGAGTACCTGCTGCTCATCGTCGGCGACGACGACGCGTACGCGGCGCTGTCGGAGGAGGAGGGCAAGGCGATGTACGCGGGGCACTACGCGTTCATCGACGGCCTCACCAAGGCCGGCGTCAAGATCGTCTCCAGCATGGAGCTGGAGCCCCCGGCCGGCGCCCGTACCCTGCACAGCGACGGTACGGTGACCGACGGGCCGTTCGCCGAGGCCAAGGAGCAGGTCGGCGGGTTCTACCTGATCGACGTACCGACGCTGGACGAGGCGGTGGAGTGGGGGCGGAAGATCCCGCTGCTGCCGGGCGACAAGCTCGAGGTCCGCAAGGGGAAGTAG
- a CDS encoding SigE family RNA polymerase sigma factor: MTSWSDPDFDAFVGARMGALVRFAYALTGDLGHAEDLVQTALLRVYRHSRRTAPDNPEGYVRKAIVNANLSRFRRHRVPESLVGRPPDQTGTVDADSPGEQARALLRLLEGLSPRQRTVLALRYGADLSEAETAELLGVTIGTVKSLASRGLARLRADLDPTKLEGSRR, translated from the coding sequence GTGACCAGTTGGAGCGACCCGGATTTCGACGCATTCGTCGGCGCCCGGATGGGCGCCCTGGTGCGGTTCGCGTACGCGCTGACCGGCGATCTCGGGCACGCCGAGGACCTGGTGCAGACCGCGTTGCTGCGGGTCTACCGGCACAGCCGGCGCACCGCCCCGGACAACCCGGAGGGGTACGTACGCAAGGCGATCGTCAACGCGAACCTGTCCCGGTTCCGCCGGCACCGGGTGCCGGAGTCGCTGGTCGGCCGGCCGCCGGACCAGACCGGCACCGTCGACGCGGACTCGCCCGGCGAGCAGGCCCGCGCGCTGCTGCGGCTGCTGGAGGGGCTCAGCCCGCGGCAGCGCACCGTGCTGGCGCTGCGGTACGGCGCCGACCTGTCCGAGGCCGAGACGGCCGAGCTGCTCGGCGTCACCATCGGCACCGTGAAGTCGCTGGCGTCACGAGGACTCGCACGACTACGCGCCGACCTGGATCCGACGAAGCTCGAGGGGAGCAGGCGATGA